In Kangiella profundi, one DNA window encodes the following:
- a CDS encoding acyl-CoA dehydrogenase, with protein MILTEEQTMIQDMARGYVQERIAPFAEEWDKNKTFPAEALKGLAELGFYGMLVPEQWGGCEIGYVAAALVLEEIAAGDGACSTIISVTNSVGCMPILNFGTDEQKEKFLKPLASGEKLGAFCLTEPHAGSDASDLKTKAVKDGDSYVINGSKQFITSGKNGDIAIVFAVTDPSAGKKGISAFIVPTDTPGYIVANIEDKMGQNASDTAQIVFEDCRIPAENLLGKEGEGYKIALSGLEGGRIGIAAQAVGMARAAYEYALQYSKERTSFGKPINQHQAVQFKLADMATQVEAARQMVLHAAELRDNNLPCLKEACMAKLYASEVAEKVCSDAIQVLGGYGYLKDYPVERIYRDVRIAQIYEGTSEVQRMVIGRAIASE; from the coding sequence ATGATTCTGACTGAAGAACAAACAATGATTCAGGATATGGCCAGGGGCTATGTGCAAGAGCGCATTGCCCCTTTTGCCGAAGAATGGGACAAGAATAAAACCTTCCCTGCAGAGGCCTTAAAAGGTCTGGCTGAATTAGGTTTTTACGGCATGCTGGTACCTGAGCAATGGGGCGGCTGTGAGATTGGTTATGTCGCTGCAGCTCTAGTGTTAGAAGAAATTGCTGCGGGTGACGGTGCCTGCTCTACCATTATTTCGGTTACCAATTCTGTTGGCTGTATGCCGATTTTGAATTTCGGTACTGATGAGCAAAAAGAAAAGTTCCTTAAGCCACTCGCTTCAGGTGAAAAGCTCGGTGCATTCTGCTTAACCGAACCGCATGCTGGTAGCGATGCTTCAGACCTTAAAACTAAGGCTGTCAAAGACGGTGATTCGTACGTTATCAACGGTTCCAAGCAATTCATTACTTCCGGTAAGAACGGCGATATCGCAATTGTTTTTGCAGTGACCGATCCGAGTGCGGGCAAAAAAGGTATTAGCGCCTTTATCGTACCAACAGACACACCTGGCTACATTGTCGCCAATATCGAAGACAAAATGGGTCAGAATGCATCGGACACAGCACAGATTGTTTTCGAAGATTGCAGAATCCCAGCTGAGAACCTATTAGGTAAAGAAGGCGAAGGTTACAAGATTGCTCTTTCTGGTCTTGAAGGCGGACGTATTGGTATCGCAGCTCAGGCTGTGGGTATGGCTCGTGCGGCTTATGAGTATGCACTTCAATACTCAAAAGAAAGAACCTCATTTGGAAAACCAATCAATCAACATCAGGCAGTGCAATTTAAGCTGGCCGATATGGCAACACAGGTTGAAGCTGCTCGCCAGATGGTGTTACATGCTGCGGAGTTACGCGACAATAACCTGCCCTGCCTCAAAGAAGCCTGTATGGCAAAATTATATGCTTCGGAAGTCGCCGAAAAAGTATGCTCAGACGCTATTCAGGTCTTGGGCGGCTACGGCTATCTAAAAGACTATCCAGTAGAGCGAATTTATCGCGATGTTCGTATCGCGCAGATTTACGAAGGTACAAGCGAAGTTCAGCGCATGGTTATTGGCCGCGCTATCGCATCAGAATAA
- a CDS encoding MerR family transcriptional regulator has translation MSGQTAQSISEKEYTISDLAKEFGITSRSIRHYEDEKLICPERRGVHRIYSARDRVRLQLILRGKRLGFSLAQIREIIDLYDLPEGKQKQAKLLIELIQKRRDALLQQRKDIEHMLKELEMLEQKLD, from the coding sequence ATGTCAGGCCAGACAGCACAAAGCATCAGCGAGAAAGAATACACCATTAGCGACCTGGCTAAAGAGTTTGGTATTACTTCACGTTCAATTCGTCATTACGAAGATGAAAAGCTGATTTGCCCTGAACGTCGTGGCGTTCACAGAATATACAGCGCCAGAGACAGAGTTCGTTTACAGCTGATTCTTCGCGGTAAGCGTCTTGGGTTTTCACTTGCCCAAATCCGCGAAATTATCGATTTATATGATTTGCCTGAAGGTAAGCAAAAGCAGGCAAAGCTTCTCATAGAGCTTATTCAGAAGCGTCGTGATGCCCTGCTCCAACAGCGTAAAGATATTGAACATATGCTGAAGGAACTGGAAATGCTCGAGCAAAAGCTGGACTAA
- a CDS encoding enoyl-CoA hydratase/isomerase family protein — translation MSEALNITIDTNELGKTGRGVGYITLTRPEIHNAFDDKLIAELTEAFSAMENNSEVEVVVLRAEGKSFSAGADLNWMRRMADYSWEENYQDSQALATLMNTIYSMSKTTVCQVQGAAFGGGVGLVACCDIVIASERASFCLSEVKLGLIPAVISPYVVKAMGERQAQRYFTTAERFKADKAAEFGLVHEVVAEESLVEKTNEVIATLLSNGPQAVKAAKDLIRAVANQTIDQSLMDETARRIADIRASEQGKEGLNAFLEKRTADWSIGQSESSSQ, via the coding sequence ATGAGTGAAGCATTAAACATTACCATTGATACCAATGAACTTGGTAAAACCGGTCGCGGTGTGGGTTACATTACCCTCACCCGCCCTGAAATTCACAATGCCTTTGACGACAAATTAATAGCCGAGCTGACTGAAGCATTTTCTGCCATGGAAAATAATTCTGAGGTAGAGGTGGTTGTCTTGCGCGCAGAAGGCAAAAGCTTTTCAGCTGGCGCTGACCTGAACTGGATGCGTCGCATGGCAGATTATTCCTGGGAAGAGAACTATCAGGACTCTCAGGCTCTGGCTACTTTGATGAACACCATCTACAGCATGAGCAAAACTACTGTCTGTCAGGTTCAGGGCGCTGCTTTTGGTGGCGGTGTCGGCCTGGTTGCTTGTTGTGACATCGTCATTGCATCCGAACGTGCCAGCTTCTGTTTATCGGAAGTAAAGCTTGGTCTGATTCCTGCAGTTATCAGCCCTTATGTCGTTAAAGCGATGGGTGAAAGACAGGCACAGAGATATTTCACTACTGCCGAGCGTTTTAAAGCTGATAAAGCAGCTGAGTTTGGTCTGGTCCATGAAGTTGTTGCTGAAGAATCATTGGTTGAAAAAACCAATGAAGTCATTGCAACTTTGTTAAGTAATGGTCCACAGGCTGTTAAAGCAGCAAAAGATTTAATCAGAGCTGTAGCGAATCAAACCATTGACCAATCCTTGATGGATGAAACGGCACGTCGTATTGCTGACATTCGTGCCAGCGAGCAAGGTAAAGAAGGTTTGAACGCTTTCCTCGAAAAACGTACTGCCGATTGGTCTATAGGCCAGTCTGAAAGCAGCTCACAATAA
- a CDS encoding thiolase family protein, with protein sequence MSDPIVIVSAARTPMGGFGGALSTVKSTELGATAIKSAVERAGIKADDVQEVIMGCVLPAGVGQAPARQASLGAGLPKTTGATTVNKVCGSGMKTIMLAHDLLKAGTNDVMVAGGMESMSLAPYLLPTGRFGQRFGHGKTLDHMAFDGLEDAYEGQAMGVYAEQTVEKYGFTREDQDAYAIESLARANKAIEEGSFKNEIVPVTVKSRKGDVEVDTDEQPLKARPDKIPSLRPAFKKDGTVTAANASSISDGAAAVVLMRQSEAEKRGLKPLAKIVAQSTNARIPAEFTIAPVGAIQKVLDNAGWSKDDVDLFEINEAFAVVTMAAMKDLELDHAKVNVHGGACALGHPIGCSGTRIVVTLIEALRKYGKSKGVASLCIGGGEATALAIELI encoded by the coding sequence ATGTCAGATCCTATCGTAATTGTCAGCGCTGCTCGTACGCCAATGGGCGGATTCGGCGGCGCACTATCAACTGTCAAATCAACTGAACTTGGCGCTACCGCTATTAAATCTGCAGTAGAGCGAGCAGGTATCAAAGCCGATGATGTTCAAGAAGTCATTATGGGCTGTGTTCTTCCTGCTGGTGTCGGACAGGCTCCGGCTCGCCAGGCTTCATTAGGTGCTGGCCTGCCAAAAACCACTGGTGCTACTACAGTGAACAAAGTATGTGGCTCTGGCATGAAAACCATTATGCTTGCACACGACCTGTTAAAAGCTGGCACCAACGACGTTATGGTTGCTGGCGGCATGGAGAGCATGAGTCTTGCTCCTTACCTATTGCCTACAGGTCGTTTTGGTCAACGCTTTGGTCATGGTAAAACTTTAGACCATATGGCTTTTGACGGCTTGGAAGATGCTTATGAAGGTCAAGCGATGGGCGTTTATGCTGAGCAGACAGTAGAAAAGTACGGCTTCACTCGTGAAGACCAGGATGCTTACGCGATTGAGTCATTAGCTCGTGCAAACAAAGCAATTGAAGAAGGCTCATTCAAAAACGAAATCGTTCCTGTCACAGTAAAATCTCGCAAAGGTGACGTTGAAGTTGATACTGACGAGCAACCACTAAAAGCCCGTCCAGACAAGATCCCTTCATTGCGCCCTGCCTTCAAAAAAGACGGTACTGTTACTGCAGCTAACGCCAGCTCTATTTCTGATGGTGCAGCAGCAGTTGTCTTGATGCGTCAGTCTGAAGCTGAAAAGCGTGGTTTAAAACCTCTGGCTAAGATTGTTGCTCAATCAACCAATGCCCGTATTCCAGCTGAGTTTACCATTGCTCCTGTTGGCGCCATCCAAAAAGTATTGGATAACGCTGGCTGGTCAAAAGATGATGTGGATTTATTCGAAATTAACGAAGCATTCGCTGTAGTCACAATGGCGGCGATGAAAGATTTAGAACTTGACCACGCTAAAGTCAATGTTCATGGCGGTGCCTGTGCACTGGGCCACCCAATCGGCTGTTCTGGTACGCGTATTGTTGTGACTTTGATTGAAGCTTTGCGTAAATATGGCAAGTCAAAAGGCGTTGCATCGTTATGTATTGGTGGTGGTGAAGCAACAGCATTGGCCATTGAGCTCATCTAA
- a CDS encoding isovaleryl-CoA dehydrogenase — protein MYPSLNFDLGETADMIREMVRGFAEKEIAPIAEKTDHDNLFPHHLWQKFGELGLLGITVEEEYGGSGMGYLEHVVAMEEISRASASIGLSYGAHSNLCVNQIRRNGSEEQKKKYLPKLCSGEHVGALAMSEPGAGSDVVGMKLRAELKGDKYILNGNKMWITNGPEADVLVVYAKTEPDAGSKGITAFIIEKGFKGFSTAQKLDKLGMRGSNTCELVFEDCEVPAENVMGPVNEGVKILMSGLDYERAVLAAGPLGIMRACMDVVVPYVHERKQFGKPIGSFQLIQGKVADMYTTMNASRAYVYAVAKACDRGETTRKDAAAAILFAAENATKLALDAIQVLGGNGYINEYPTGRLLRDAKLYEIGAGTSEIRRMLIGRELFNETA, from the coding sequence ATGTATCCATCGTTGAACTTTGACCTAGGTGAAACCGCCGACATGATCCGCGAAATGGTTCGTGGATTTGCTGAGAAAGAAATTGCTCCAATTGCTGAAAAGACCGATCACGATAATCTGTTCCCACATCATTTATGGCAGAAATTTGGTGAGCTAGGTCTATTAGGCATAACCGTCGAAGAAGAATACGGCGGCTCAGGCATGGGCTACCTTGAACACGTTGTGGCGATGGAAGAAATCAGCCGCGCCAGCGCTTCAATCGGCTTAAGCTATGGTGCTCACTCTAATCTGTGTGTTAACCAGATCCGTCGTAATGGCTCAGAAGAACAAAAGAAAAAGTACTTACCAAAATTATGTTCTGGTGAGCACGTTGGCGCATTGGCCATGTCTGAACCAGGAGCAGGTTCTGATGTTGTGGGCATGAAATTACGTGCCGAGCTGAAAGGCGATAAGTACATTCTTAATGGCAACAAAATGTGGATTACCAATGGTCCAGAAGCCGATGTATTGGTTGTTTATGCCAAAACCGAGCCAGATGCAGGTTCAAAAGGCATCACAGCATTCATCATCGAAAAAGGCTTCAAAGGTTTCTCAACAGCGCAAAAACTGGATAAGTTGGGTATGCGCGGTTCAAACACTTGTGAATTAGTTTTTGAAGATTGTGAAGTGCCTGCCGAAAACGTCATGGGCCCTGTTAATGAAGGTGTTAAAATCCTAATGAGCGGTCTGGATTATGAGCGTGCTGTTTTAGCCGCTGGTCCTCTCGGTATCATGCGCGCCTGTATGGATGTAGTTGTTCCTTATGTGCACGAGCGTAAGCAGTTTGGTAAGCCAATCGGCTCTTTCCAATTAATCCAAGGTAAAGTCGCAGACATGTATACCACTATGAACGCCAGTCGCGCGTATGTTTATGCTGTTGCCAAAGCCTGTGATCGTGGTGAAACCACTCGTAAAGACGCAGCTGCAGCGATTCTATTCGCAGCAGAAAATGCTACTAAACTAGCATTAGACGCGATTCAGGTACTAGGCGGTAATGGTTACATCAACGAATACCCAACAGGTCGTTTATTACGTGACGCCAAATTGTATGAAATCGGCGCGGGTACTTCGGAGATCCGCCGTATGTTGATCGGTCGTGAGTTGTTTAACGAAACAGCCTAA
- a CDS encoding acetyl/propionyl/methylcrotonyl-CoA carboxylase subunit alpha has product MFTKILIANRGEIACRVIKTAKKLGIKTVAVYSEADKDAMHVAMADEAVYLGPAPARESYLKSDLIIEACKKTGAQAVHPGYGFLSENADFAKKLAENDIEFIGPPEGAIIAMGSKSAAKEIMEEAKVPLVKGYHGDNQDADFLKSQADEIGYPVIIKATAGGGGKGMRIVWKEEEFASSLASCKRESAASFSDDKVLVEKYITKPRHVEIQVFADKHGNAVHLFERDCSVQRRHQKVIEEAPAPGLSEDTRSKMGQVAIRAAQAIGYVGAGTVEFLYDEDESFYFMEMNTRLQVEHPVTEKITGQDLVEWQLKVAAGQELPMQQDELSINGHAFEVRIYAEDPNQDFLPATGTLLHLNTPDETEHVRIDTGVTQGDTVSVHYDPMIAKLIVWDQDRNAALARLRGALAQYQVVGLTTNVPFLSALAHCQGFEDLDLDTNFIERYKDDLILDEEAADDDTLVAAAVYQLLKREQTAAENAKNSEDPYSPWHSVNGWRLNTDNHHTFEYLDKVDGIANDVEVVVHFRNDGYLLDLPNGELPVNSATLNGHILRLDANGKRYNATVVDDGANLHIFIHGHYKVLEKVERGLAGDSEDSGGSLTAPMPGTVIEVLVSEGDHVESGQPLVILEAMKMEHTINAPSAGVVSEIHYAAGDLVDDGAELLSLEVAE; this is encoded by the coding sequence ATGTTTACGAAAATATTGATTGCTAACCGTGGTGAGATTGCTTGCCGCGTCATAAAAACGGCGAAAAAACTGGGCATCAAAACCGTTGCCGTTTACTCGGAGGCCGATAAAGATGCCATGCATGTGGCGATGGCTGATGAAGCGGTTTACCTTGGCCCTGCTCCTGCGCGTGAGTCTTATCTTAAAAGCGATTTGATCATCGAAGCCTGTAAGAAAACAGGCGCACAGGCAGTTCACCCAGGTTATGGCTTCCTGTCAGAAAATGCAGATTTTGCTAAGAAACTGGCTGAAAACGATATCGAATTCATTGGCCCGCCTGAAGGCGCCATAATTGCCATGGGCTCAAAGTCCGCAGCCAAGGAAATCATGGAAGAAGCCAAGGTACCTTTGGTTAAAGGCTATCATGGCGACAATCAGGACGCTGACTTCCTGAAGTCACAGGCAGATGAGATTGGTTACCCAGTCATCATCAAGGCTACAGCTGGCGGTGGCGGTAAAGGCATGCGCATCGTCTGGAAAGAAGAAGAGTTTGCTTCTAGCCTAGCTTCCTGTAAGCGTGAGTCTGCAGCGTCCTTTAGCGATGACAAAGTCTTGGTGGAAAAATACATCACTAAGCCTCGTCACGTTGAGATTCAAGTATTTGCCGATAAGCATGGTAATGCGGTGCATTTATTTGAGCGTGACTGTTCAGTGCAACGTCGTCATCAGAAAGTCATAGAAGAAGCTCCAGCGCCTGGTTTAAGTGAAGATACTCGCTCCAAGATGGGGCAGGTTGCAATTCGTGCTGCTCAGGCGATTGGTTATGTGGGCGCCGGTACGGTGGAATTCCTATACGATGAAGACGAATCATTCTACTTCATGGAAATGAACACGCGCTTGCAGGTAGAACACCCCGTTACTGAAAAGATTACTGGCCAAGACTTAGTAGAGTGGCAATTGAAAGTTGCCGCAGGTCAGGAACTGCCAATGCAGCAGGACGAATTAAGCATCAATGGTCATGCTTTTGAAGTGCGTATCTATGCTGAGGATCCTAATCAGGACTTCCTGCCAGCAACCGGTACATTGCTGCATTTAAATACTCCTGACGAAACTGAACATGTTCGGATTGATACCGGTGTCACTCAAGGCGATACAGTATCAGTACATTACGATCCAATGATTGCCAAGCTAATCGTTTGGGACCAGGACCGTAATGCAGCACTGGCTCGCCTACGCGGAGCATTAGCTCAGTATCAGGTAGTGGGCTTAACCACTAACGTTCCTTTCCTTTCGGCATTGGCACACTGCCAGGGCTTTGAGGATCTTGATTTAGATACTAACTTTATTGAGCGCTACAAGGATGACTTAATCCTTGATGAAGAAGCAGCTGATGATGATACCCTGGTCGCAGCAGCGGTTTATCAACTGTTAAAGCGTGAGCAAACTGCCGCAGAAAATGCAAAGAACAGCGAAGACCCCTACTCACCCTGGCATTCAGTTAATGGCTGGCGTTTGAATACCGACAACCATCATACTTTTGAATATCTGGACAAAGTGGATGGCATTGCAAATGACGTAGAAGTGGTTGTTCATTTCCGCAATGATGGCTATTTACTCGATCTGCCAAATGGCGAGCTACCTGTTAATAGTGCGACCTTGAATGGTCATATTCTTCGTCTTGATGCCAACGGCAAACGTTACAACGCCACAGTGGTAGATGATGGTGCTAACTTGCACATTTTCATTCACGGTCATTATAAAGTGCTAGAAAAAGTTGAGCGCGGTCTGGCCGGTGACTCAGAGGACTCAGGTGGCAGTCTGACTGCACCAATGCCGGGAACTGTGATTGAAGTTCTGGTCAGTGAAGGTGATCACGTTGAGTCAGGTCAGCCTTTGGTTATCCTTGAAGCGATGAAGATGGAACACACCATTAATGCACCGAGCGCTGGTGTGGTCAGTGAGATTCACTACGCAGCTGGTGACCTGGTTGATGATGGTGCTGAACTGTTATCACTGGAGGTGGCTGAATAA
- a CDS encoding carboxyl transferase domain-containing protein yields MPVIKSSLNPRSASFTENAEAMTALVDDLRDKMEYITQGGGPKYQEKHLSRGKLLPRERVRKLLDVGSPFLEISQMAAWDLYDNKVPAAGLIAGIGRVSGVECMIVANDATVKGGTYFPETVKKHLRAQEIAEQNNLPCIYLVDSGGANLPQQDEVFPDKEHFGRIFYNQANMSAKGIPQIAVVMGSCTAGGAYVPAMADESIIVKEQGTIFLGGPPLVKAATGEVVSSEDLGGADVHCKTSGVTDHYALNDEHALKLARQVVSNLNRKKTPSVTLKKPVDPLYPAEELYGVINKDPRKPFDIREIIARIVDGSELDEFKPLYGNTLICGFARIHGYPVGIVANNGILFSESALKGAHFIELCSQRGIPLVFLQNITGFMVGRKYENEGIAKHGAKMVTAVACAKVPKFTVIVGGSFGAGNYGMCGRAYSPRFLWMWPNARISVMGGEQAANVLAQIKRDNFERAGQPMWSAEEEKEFKRPIEEQYEKQGHPYYSSARLWDDGIIDPADTRMVLGLGLSAAMNKEAEETKFGVFRM; encoded by the coding sequence ATGCCTGTAATTAAATCGTCACTCAATCCTCGTAGCGCAAGTTTTACCGAGAACGCCGAAGCCATGACGGCTTTGGTCGATGACTTGCGTGACAAGATGGAATATATCACCCAAGGAGGTGGACCAAAGTATCAGGAAAAGCACCTGTCTCGCGGTAAACTTTTACCTCGCGAGCGCGTACGCAAACTTCTTGATGTGGGCTCGCCATTTTTGGAAATTTCACAAATGGCTGCATGGGATTTGTATGATAACAAAGTTCCCGCAGCTGGATTGATTGCGGGTATTGGCCGCGTTTCTGGCGTCGAGTGTATGATTGTTGCCAACGATGCAACGGTTAAGGGCGGTACCTACTTTCCTGAAACTGTAAAAAAGCATTTACGCGCACAGGAAATTGCTGAGCAGAATAATCTGCCTTGCATATATCTGGTCGATTCAGGTGGTGCTAACCTGCCTCAGCAGGATGAAGTGTTCCCGGACAAAGAGCACTTTGGTCGAATCTTCTACAACCAGGCCAATATGTCTGCTAAAGGGATTCCTCAAATCGCGGTAGTCATGGGCTCATGTACAGCCGGTGGTGCTTATGTGCCGGCTATGGCTGATGAGTCGATTATCGTCAAAGAACAAGGCACCATTTTCTTAGGTGGTCCACCGCTAGTTAAAGCAGCAACCGGTGAAGTCGTTTCCAGCGAAGACTTAGGCGGTGCCGACGTTCACTGTAAAACTTCAGGTGTGACTGACCATTATGCCTTGAATGATGAGCATGCCTTAAAATTAGCGCGTCAGGTTGTGTCTAACTTGAATCGCAAAAAAACTCCTTCTGTTACTCTAAAGAAACCAGTTGACCCGCTATACCCTGCTGAAGAACTGTATGGCGTGATTAATAAAGACCCACGGAAACCATTTGATATTCGTGAAATCATCGCGCGTATTGTTGATGGTTCTGAACTGGACGAATTTAAACCATTATATGGCAACACTTTGATCTGTGGTTTTGCCCGCATTCATGGTTATCCCGTAGGTATCGTTGCCAATAACGGTATTCTATTCTCGGAATCAGCATTGAAAGGCGCACACTTTATTGAGCTTTGCTCACAGCGTGGCATTCCTTTGGTTTTCCTACAGAACATCACTGGCTTCATGGTTGGCCGTAAATACGAAAACGAAGGTATTGCCAAACATGGCGCTAAGATGGTGACAGCTGTTGCCTGTGCTAAAGTGCCAAAGTTTACTGTAATTGTTGGTGGTAGTTTCGGTGCTGGTAACTACGGCATGTGTGGTCGTGCATATAGCCCTCGCTTCCTTTGGATGTGGCCAAATGCTCGTATCTCTGTAATGGGTGGCGAACAGGCTGCTAACGTATTGGCGCAAATTAAGCGTGATAATTTTGAGCGCGCTGGCCAGCCAATGTGGTCCGCAGAAGAAGAAAAAGAATTTAAGCGTCCGATTGAAGAGCAATATGAAAAGCAAGGCCACCCTTACTATTCCAGTGCTCGCTTGTGGGACGACGGTATTATCGATCCAGCAGATACTCGTATGGTGTTAGGTCTAGGCCTATCTGCCGCCATGAACAAAGAAGCCGAAGAAACCAAGTTCGGCGTCTTCAGAATGTAA
- a CDS encoding TonB family protein, with the protein MKIAAKIACLITLLITSFISHATFEDAVKQYEEGHYQKAFMEFQSLAEIGHKAAQFNLGVMFLEGTAVEADPVKAYAWIKLADKKAQKEEAFINEIREQLNAEQQKEAEFYFNSLDNSFSEEALKLALEPVYKPVAVKEGKGDYDAKPIKQFPPEYPLEAAFKGVEGWVQFAFKLDREGTPTDIQVIAAHPGDVFVKPSLKAVTKWSFELPKDQQHLSKVYKYKLSFHLDKSSRKNKSIISEVKEKAEEGDPLAQYYYAKYAPMVENNPDFNPAIWYYKAAQQGVADAQYELAEKLLAGQGCEEDKEKAISWLIQSASGNLGRSQFKLAKLFFKVDDKEKAYFWLDKAIASNDSEIALELAEYLYELNDPKYPLDLIIKQLNEADLDKFSYPVKHHEFAAELYFLNGQYQLAVDSQEKANKVIRKIKRVPEYMQQKLAQYEQALEQKQS; encoded by the coding sequence ATGAAAATAGCTGCGAAGATAGCTTGCTTAATAACGTTATTAATAACTTCATTTATATCCCACGCAACCTTTGAAGATGCTGTTAAGCAATATGAAGAGGGTCATTACCAAAAAGCCTTTATGGAGTTCCAGTCACTTGCTGAAATCGGCCATAAAGCAGCACAGTTTAACTTGGGTGTAATGTTTCTTGAAGGCACAGCTGTTGAGGCTGATCCTGTAAAAGCTTATGCATGGATTAAATTAGCTGATAAAAAAGCGCAAAAAGAAGAGGCATTTATTAACGAAATCCGTGAGCAGCTTAACGCTGAACAGCAAAAAGAAGCGGAATTTTATTTCAATAGCCTTGATAACTCTTTTAGTGAAGAAGCCTTAAAATTGGCACTGGAGCCTGTATATAAGCCAGTTGCTGTAAAAGAGGGTAAAGGCGATTACGATGCGAAGCCCATAAAACAATTCCCTCCGGAGTATCCTTTAGAGGCCGCTTTTAAAGGGGTAGAAGGTTGGGTACAGTTTGCTTTTAAGCTTGATAGGGAAGGAACTCCAACCGACATTCAAGTAATTGCAGCACATCCTGGCGACGTGTTTGTTAAACCATCATTAAAAGCAGTTACAAAATGGAGTTTTGAATTGCCTAAAGACCAGCAACATTTGAGTAAAGTATATAAGTATAAGCTTAGCTTCCATTTAGATAAAAGTTCTAGGAAAAATAAATCTATCATTTCAGAAGTTAAAGAAAAGGCTGAGGAAGGCGACCCGTTGGCGCAATATTACTATGCAAAATATGCTCCAATGGTAGAAAACAATCCTGATTTCAATCCAGCTATCTGGTACTACAAAGCCGCCCAACAAGGTGTCGCAGATGCTCAGTATGAGTTGGCCGAAAAGCTACTGGCAGGTCAAGGATGCGAAGAGGACAAGGAAAAAGCTATTTCATGGTTAATACAATCTGCTTCAGGAAATCTTGGGCGTTCGCAATTCAAACTGGCAAAGCTCTTCTTTAAAGTTGATGATAAAGAGAAGGCGTACTTCTGGTTGGATAAGGCAATTGCATCAAATGATTCAGAAATAGCTCTAGAATTAGCTGAGTATTTGTATGAACTAAATGATCCAAAATATCCGCTTGATTTAATTATTAAGCAACTTAACGAAGCGGACCTTGATAAGTTCTCTTACCCAGTTAAGCATCATGAGTTTGCTGCTGAACTTTACTTCTTGAATGGTCAGTATCAATTGGCGGTAGATAGCCAAGAAAAAGCGAATAAAGTCATCAGAAAGATAAAGCGAGTTCCTGAATATATGCAGCAGAAACTTGCGCAATATGAACAGGCCCTCGAGCAGAAACAAAGTTAA
- the rmf gene encoding ribosome modulation factor encodes MKRQKRDKLQRAHTKGFNAALQGQSKENCPFEELNAREEWLGGWREGREAFTTNGMKAYI; translated from the coding sequence ATGAAACGTCAAAAAAGAGATAAACTTCAAAGAGCCCATACCAAAGGTTTCAATGCCGCACTTCAAGGTCAGTCAAAAGAGAACTGTCCATTTGAAGAACTTAATGCTCGAGAGGAATGGTTAGGCGGTTGGCGAGAGGGCCGAGAGGCGTTTACGACGAATGGAATGAAAGCTTATATTTAA